In the Capsicum annuum cultivar UCD-10X-F1 unplaced genomic scaffold, UCD10Xv1.1 ctg64630, whole genome shotgun sequence genome, aaggttTAATTCccaaaatgtcaactaggggatggtgccctatgaaagacgaataagatgtcaactaggggatggtgccctatgaagatgaaataagatgtcgactaggggatagtgccctatgaagacgagtaagatgtcaactaggggatggcgccctatgaagacgaaataagattaggatttttttatttatttatttttatttatttttatttttatttattttttttttaagaggaaaaaaaaatgCCCCAGTCTTGAATATGAGGGGTATTATTTATATTGGTACGGGcttagaattataggagtatagCAAAGAGCGAAAATTCAGgaaaacttaactttgctatactttttcctcactaaacttcacaagattgcttcgcccctgttcaagcaaagagagaaaaaaaaattgtgagttttttttttaaattggtggttggtttgtggccttgaattCTTTAGAGGTTTTTCTTATCtctgccccaacttgatacagttGTTTCAACTAATTGGTTGACGAGCTTGAttctttgtctttcaaattctgttgCATCTCTGTCTGTTTTGGTACGATTctgttcttcattttcaaatgcttcactcgtaacacttatcttaactggctcTCTGTCATTGTCAAAGTGGTGAACGCCCAACAATCTCTGCTCAATTTCACTGGGAGCCATGGTCAATTTTGCGTGTTTTTCTTTACTTTGCATTTGGTGTGAGACTTAACCGTAAGAACAGAGcgtgtaaaaatgaaataaggaaaatcaaaagaaggaataaaagaattatgtttgaataagAAGTATTTCTACCAGTAAAGTTTATTTGGGGGTGTATATTGACTTTAATAACGCATGACATACAATTTGGAGTAGACATTTGACCCTTCGaaactgtctaatctcgaattaggctgcacctttcaatcaaatcaaatcgtccttcttgatctttgtcctgtcatgataaactttgtcTGACTAAAGTCATTCCTTCTAGGATATTCTCAATTGCCCTCTCTGATTTCAGTTGtctcgttcatcattgtcttatggcgcccctgagggtttttaccaataagtttagtttttttttttttttttttttacacaacACACAAagcttgacattctcaaaaattgatcggaaggtctttgatggacaaaggaaaaaggatttttaggataGGTTACAACTTGAGAGCCGTATAGAAGTGACAATAGGatatatatctcattttttttttattttttatttttttttcggaccgaaccccaagatagggctgcctacgtatccatttaggaatcaggttgaacgtagttcaatgctaacgcattttttttttattttttttcggcTCCAAAGAGGGTAAGTAAGGAGAGGTAAATAAGGCTCGAAGGGCTGACGagggattaatgacatttagtagaatgatggcctttcgtcatctcaacttgagaatgttaagcacaagtgtgtcaaatataatatcttttgactgaatcggcattgatagctttttctgtcatttttccaTCCAGGTCCGTAAGTTGCAAAGTCccatttgataatacttgtctgactatgtatggaccttgccagtttggagcaaactttcctttagcctcttcttgGTGGGGAAGGATACATTTTACCACAAGTTGGCCGGCCTCGAATTTTCTAGgacgtaccttcttattgtaagctcgcGCCATCCTTTTCTGGTATAATTGACCGAAGCAAACTGCCGTCAACCTCTTTTCATCTATTAATgataattgttctagtctagacttgaccCATTCAGTGTCGTCAATTTTGGCTTCACTAATGATTCGAAATGAGGGAATTTCGACTTCTGCGGGTATTACAGCTTCGgtcccatagactagtaaataaggagttgcgccagtcgatgtacgaatagttgtacgatatcctaaaagagcaaacggtaatttctcatgccactgtcgtcgagatccttggaccattttcctaagaatctttttaatattcttgtttgctgcttcaacggctccatttgctttaggacggtaaggggtagaatgatgatgcacgatcttgaattgctcacaaacttccttcattagatgactattgagattggttgcGTTGTCTGTGACaatggactttggtataccaaaacgacatatgatgttcgaatgaacaaaatccactactattttcttCGTGACTGATTCGAAAGTAGCATTTTCTacccatttggtgaaatagtcaatagcgaccagtatgaatcgatgcccattagaagcttttggttctattggaccgattacatccatgccccaagcaacgAATGGCTAAGGAGCAGACATAGGATGCAGCTCTAAAGGTGGCGAGTGAATCAAATCACCATGAatttgacattgatgacacttgcgaacaaagcgaaagcaatctcgctccatagttaaccaataatatcctgCCCGCATGATTTTCTTTGctaaaacatagccattcataTACGAACCGCACACCCCCGaatgtacctcattcatgattctttcagcttcctgaatattaacacatctcaacaagttcaagtctggggttcgtttgtacaggatctccccacttaagaagaaaccattagcaAGTCTCCTAATGGTTCTTTTTTGATCTGCTTTGGCGTgtattggatattcttttgactttaggaagcgtttgatatcatagtaccaaGGTTCATTATCTGGTTCTGCTTCAATTATATTGCAATAACCATGTTGATCTCGTATCTGTATCTCTAATGGGTCGAAATGCGTATTTCCTGGGTACGGGAGCATGGAAGCTAGGGTAGCCAGGGCATCAGCCAGCTCATTATGGGATCTGGGAATATGTCTAAACTCGACAGACTCAAACCTTTTGCTAAGGTCCTCTACGAACTGTTTGTAtggaatgagcttgatatctcTCGTTTCCCATTCGCCTTGAATTTGTCGAATGAGTAATTCGAAATCTCCCAACACCATTAGCTTGTGCACGTCCAGATTTATTGCCATATTTAACCccatgatgcaagcttcatattctgctgtgttattagtacaaaagaaacGGAGTCGTGCTGTGGCgggatgatgatgcccggttGGTGAGACAAGAACCGCTCCAATTCCTACTCCTTTGACATTGACTGCCccatcaaaatatattttcatgcatacatatcatcttgaacttcttcctcaattgaatttatctcttcatcaggaaagtaagttcgcaaaggctcataatcattgtcaactgggttctctgccaaatgatcggCCAATGCTTGCGCTTTCATAGCGGTACGAGTAACGTACACAATGTCAAATTCTGTAAGTAAAATCTGCCACTTCGCCAATCTGCCTGTGGacataggtttttgaaaaatatactttaaaggatccattcgagatatgaggtaggttgtgtaggacgaaagatagtgcttcaacttctgagcaatccaagttagggcgcaacatgtcttttctaaaagagtatatttccCCTCGTAACTCGTGAActttttgctcaaataatagattgcttgttcctttttgcctgtgatatcatgctgtcctaaaacacagccaaaagaattgtccatcactgacagatatagaaataaaggcctaccAGGTTCCGGTGGGACCAACACAGGAGGATTtgccaaatattctttaatcttgtcGAATGATTCTTGACATTCGTCAGTCCATTGGATAGCAGcatccttttttagcaacttaaatatcggttcacatgtagtgctgagctgagcgatgaatctgcttatataattcagccttccaagaaaactcatgaccTCAGTTTTATTCTTCGGAGGCGGCAATTCTCGAATAGATTTTACCTTGGCGGGGTCCAATTCAATGCCTCTGCGGCTAATTATGAAACCCAATAGTTTCCCGGATGGAACGCCAAATGCACACTTGGCTGGATTgagcttaagattatactttcGCAATCTTTCGAAGAATTTCCTTAAGTTATATACATGATCGACTTGTGTCttggacttgataatgacatcatcaacatatacttctacttccttatgcatcatgtcatgaaaaatagtagccatagctctcatgtacgtagctcccgcattctttaaaccaaatggcatgaccctATAGCAATAAGTACCCCACGGGGTGGTGAAAGCAGTCTTTTCTGTATCTATTTCATCTATCaggatctggtgatatccggcataacaatccacgaaagattggatctcatgtttagcacaattatcaacaaggatatgaatattgggtagcagaaagttatctttagggcttgctttgttcaaatccctataatcaacacaaactctgattttgccatctttcttcggTATGGGCACCACATTAGCCACCCTGACCACGTTCGCGttcaattgcttcatgatttcctctttgattttatcgctcacgttggttttaaactttctttgcttttgctGGACCGGTGAGAAATCAGGGTATGTAGGCAGTTTGTGGACCACCAAATCCGTGCTTAGACCTGGCGTATCATCGTAAGAccaagcaaaaacatccttatactcgatcaaaatctgaacaatatcattcctgatattctgatccgcatgaatacttatttttatttctctaacctcctcaccagttcccaaatttattatctcggtgtcatttaaattgggtttgggcttattctcaaattgatccaatccttTTTTGACTTCCTTATCAGCTTCACCTTCATCGTATTCATCTACCGTTTGGTTTGCTGATTCGAGATTAGACAACTTTTTAGGGTCTATATGTGAACTCCACGTACATGCCATGTTATTGGAGCCagtattaacataactgaaataagataaaaataaaaattaaaagagggaagaaaagataaatttactagaaaacttgaatttcatttatttgaatcGGAAAGGATAGGAGGGTTAACATGAAAGCAGAGTAACTAAACTATGTGGACTACGACCCTGAGAatagtccaaaatacaaaagaaagaaaaacaaaacaacaaaataaactaccaagactccttccttgtggggagaggagtggcttcccagttagtgagcttgatatttggcccgacgaactgcacatctgcatggcTAGGGCCTTCACCTATCTGAACCATGCTTACTTCATGAACCATTTCCTTGagaccttgacatatttcatccacatccttgttagaatatgggtattgattttcttccttttgagcttTCGTGAAAGATTGGCTAATGTGTGGAACCGGACTTGTTAAtttccaattcttcttcttctgctcttttGCCCATTTTTTATCTGCCGCggtaggcttaaagcctaagccaAAGGAGTCACGGCTACCACATGGATCTACGgggtttataattccttgcagcgaaacccctaatccttttcccggttcataaccattttatagcatttggctagccaccatgattgaagtagaagagagatgagGCCCCGAAATCGGCGTGCCTTCCACGACTTGATCAGCTGTCACAATTTCAAAGGCTTGATATATGGAAGATTCACAACCCCCCTTTGTTTTGATACAGGGTACGGAAGGATCTCGATGTATGGGAAGGTCATCCTCTCCATGTACAATGATTTCCTGATTGTCGTGTTCAAACTTTGATGCAAAGTAGAGGGTATGGCTCTGGCCgtgtggatccatggtcttcctaaaagcaggttgtaggaagtatccatgtctattacttgaaaggtgatcgtAAACTCAATTGGTCCAATAACCAAAGCAAGATCTACCTCACCAATTGTGTCtcgttttgcaccatcaaaagcccgaacacatacattattggaccgaatcctatctgggctgatttttaatttttgtaaagtagAGAGAGGACAAATATGTACTCCTGAACCTCCAtcgatcattaccccttttatgtaatatccttCGCATTTGATAGTTAGATGCAAAGCCTTGTTGTGACCAGAACCTTCTGTgggtaactcatcatcagtgaaagtgattctatttgcttcaaatattctacgaaccatcttttctatttgacataccgtagtttccttcgggacgtatgcttcattcaacaacttaatcaatgcctgacaatgttctttagaatgtagcagcagggataataatgatatttgagccggggttttcctcaattgatcgacaatggaatagtcttgggttttcattttcttcagaaattcctcagcctcttcgtttgtgacaggttttttcattggcccttgactatctttaaacagttttggtctccttaattcttctggaGCATAGCATCTTCCcgatcgagtcaaaccccctgtttcgtttgtttcttccatgatcttttcctttgtacatcaccgtggttttgttgtagttccatgggatggttttcaagcttgtcaTTGGGAGCTGTGCTGCGTGTCTTATGATAATTGGTTCTGTTATCTTTTCCATGTTGCTATGCTGTTGGTCGAACCATGCGGGTCCACtcgaaacatatagttttggcccatcttgtgctattttctttagctttgcaggaacatacaataccatcttttctgaatctcggggtcttataatggaactcgcTCCTTTCATGATCAGTGGTTCTCTTCGCATATACTCCAATGCTTCACCCTGGTTTTCCTTCAAggcgcctatttctatcattgcttggcttgttggcctgcagtctctatcgttaaaaatcatccccacgacgtgtgtgttactgtgattaggaagtggattatcggtgacattcggtgcttcttctttttgtattacgattgccttactttcgattaacttttcaatggctctcttcagactccaacagttttcggtactgtgaccttggatgttggaatggtactcacaccttacattaggatcaaaccaacttgcattcggatccactttgaaaggcaaaacaggttcaatccatcctaatttaaccaatctccgcaacaggctcgtatatgattctccaattagggtgaagttttcctttgggCTCTGTTCTCTTGTATATTCTGCCGTAACATACGGATTACGAGGGGCTTGTAAATTTGGATGCCGCGGACGAAAACCTTGTGGCGCAGGTGCCCGCCATTGTGGACGCTACGGAGGTCGGGCATACGCTTGAGCATTTAGAACAGCAGGTTGAGgcgtataataatgttgaggagggctgGGTTGTCCCTGTTGGACATGAACGTAAGGGGAGTTCCGTCCCCTTTGGGCATTGCCCGGTCCTGACgccatcatggatccttcctccttcttctttcgATTTCCGAAACTACCCGATCCGCTctgaatggcttgtgtagtggccctgagggcggtttggctcatgatttttcctgatttgatgccattctccaccatttccccaatttttattgcttcggcgaaaggtttaccaaccgcggctagtaaatgatgaaagtaatcggactcttgagtttggagaaaaacatcaatcaattcctggtccttcagtggcggcttgactctagatgcctgttctctccattttatggcaaactctcgaaaactttcagatggttttttcttcatattagcaaGAGAAGTGCGGTCAGGGATAATATCGAGATTGTACTGAAATTGTTAcacaaaatcttgagccatatcatcccaaacatgccaatgggagatgtcttgatcgataaaccattcggaggctattcccgtcagactttctccgaaataggccataagcagctcctctttccctcctgctcctctgagttgattgcaatacctttttaagtgggccactggatccccatgaccactatatttgtcaaatttaggggtcttgaaccctatcggcaaatgaacattagggaacatacacCGGTCTTTGAAAGAGATGCTTTtgtgtcctcccaatccttgtatgtttctcatactctgctccagactCACTTTTTTAACTATCTCTTCTCATTCTTCATTCATAATATccttctcaatcacgatatgagactcaggctgatgagtgggctgatatgaatttacgggtttgaatgccaattcaggaggatagacttgatcatgatttagttcgttgATAGGCTTCTAtatcattgatggaggatttatattagttgtcacAGCCGGAATGAAAAGCGGGTTATTTgtgaatgatggatttggaggacgCATGGTGGATGTGCCAGCAGCGCTAGACACATTAGCGTATGGACCAAATCCAGGCGGATAAAGTGGATCGTCGACTTGGGCTTGAGTAGAACTGGGATGATTTGCATCTGAAAGGCCTGGAATcgaggaaggcggggcttgtccattcgcccaggcctgatacatttctgcaatttgttgcttcaataacctattctcctccaaagatgcgaactctcgtgggactaactgatctcgaccttcttcattatcagattctgttccatctttccgagtcatcttcctttttcctttataccttgtgttgtacgggtgagaggccagcttgaccacaaccaaccaccttattctctttctctttaaaatagaaaaaaatatgttaggatttagagagatttttttttatttattttttttttaaaatatattcataACTAACTCAAATGTCATGCACCTAAGTAATTTCCTTCCTGAAATGGACTTAGGAAAACCCTCTTATTTCATCCCGACTTTGGTGAATTAACTTTTACCCTTATTATTTAATGCCAAtatcttaaaattattacttgaaacttgaaaaaaaaatatttgatcgcacccgccgagggttgcctacgtatcatgtttcacatgaatcagatcatcacgtagttcatggatatggtaaatatatatatatattcagaaataAGGAGAATAAACTTGAAACAAACGCGAAATTTTCCATGCATTTTcaactgttcttaaaacaaagctttaatgaaaggaaactaaaattatctaaaactagaaaaGACTCAGAATACtagagaaatactaaaaaaacctataaagaaactaatTCTAAGGTAACAAGtactttaataattatcatcaagatgccttccaaagatgtcttgcaacttaatcctccctcagacttgagtagatcctggataatGCTTTTGGCAGATATGGAGCGAGAGCACGTGTCTGACGGCCCAGATTTTCATCGCCTTGGTGAATATACTTAGCATAAATattaatcaaggtttcactgagCTGAAGTACTTCTCCCCTGGTCGATCATACTTTCATGACAGTTTTGCACCCAATGTTGCGTAGTGCGGACGGTATGCTTTAGGTCTTCTTCTCATTCATGAAGGTCATCGATCTGATAGTGAAGCGCCTGTCGTTCGGTCATCCACTGATTTTCCCTAGCTTCAACTTCCTTCTAAAAAGTCGTGAAGCATCTCGCTATTTCTCTTTCCTGTTCCATGGAAGCTTTTAGCTGAGCCTGAAGCTTCGACTGTGTACTTATCCGCGAGGCCTGCTctttctcaaaattactcaattGTTGCTCCATAGCACCGGTGACAATATCCAGGTCTTCTTGCAGGGCATGCATGGTAACAcggttctctctctcaatctccttatgaaccgacctaattctggcctcaaatttcgcctcatggtgaaccaattcttctctagccctttccaaatcattatttaagacgtgcagagtagactgatagttctcttctacctctcGTCGAGCCTGCTTAATTCTGACTTTGATCTCTGCTTCTCGATCCACTGGCTCTCTGGCCGACCTTTC is a window encoding:
- the LOC124893756 gene encoding uncharacterized protein LOC124893756 codes for the protein MGLNMAINLDVHKLMVLGDFELLIRQIQGEWETRDIKLIPYKQFVEDLSKRFESVEFRHIPRSHNELADALATLASMLPYPGNTHFDPLEIQIRDQHGYCNIIEAEPDNEPWYYDIKRFLKSKEYPIHAKADQKRTIRRLANGFFLSGEILYKRTPDLNLLRCVNIQEAERIMNEVHSGVCGSYMNGYVLAKKIMRAGYYWLTMERDCFRFVRKCHQCQIHGDLIHSPPLELHPMSAP